GGACTCGATTTGGCGAGCCATGAGTGACTCAGTTATTTCGGCAACTTCATCAATGCGCTTTATGAGGCCATCCAGCTTATTGTTCACTTTAGACTCAAACTCATCAAAAGACTCTTTCATGGCCTTTTGAATGCGCATCCCTTCCTCCGCCACAGCCGTAGAAATACTCTTTAACAGAGTGTCAGCTGAAACATTTACGGTGTTTAATTTAGCAGAGGAACTAGCGTTAGCATCACAGTCAGCGTTTGTAGCATGACCCATGCTAGCTGGTATGTAGTCCGTGCTGCCGTCTGTTACTTCACGATCACTTCgcgcttgttttgtttttggcatcTTCGTCTTTTAATCCAAGTACTAAAGTGCAGTCAGCGCGATCAGAGTAGTGGGTATAGTTGGTGAATGGAGAGACAGTTTTACGTGACGTGACCTACTCACTCACTCTGCCGACATACTTCCTTAGCTCAACCATGCACTAAGTAAATAACTACTACTATGCTACTTCTTAATTACAAGATTTGCTGCtgtatttaacatgtttttaccCTTTGTGGTTAAGTTTAGACAGCATTGCATTGCAGTATGTGTATGCAATGATCTTCGCTGTGGAGGAAATTAACCATAGTAAAAGGCTGCTGCCAGGTGTAAAAGTGGGCTATCAGATTTTGGATGATTGTGGAAGACCCCCCTGGGCTCTTCAAGCTGTTCTGTCTTTAGTTGGAGGAGATGCGAAGAGCTGCACATCTGTGGACAAATCTGCTACTaacaatttgaacaaacaagGTATATGGATGAAATGTATGATtcacaaaatacagaaacaaatataGTAACCAATAACATAACAATGACCTGTAATGTAATCCTGTAAGTACTAGTATTCCTTAATATTACTTACTACAGTATTAATTAGTTGTTGTTTCTACATTAAAAGCTTGGACCATGTAACTATTTGCAAAGATTAcattatttgtcattatttgcCTACCTTATTATTCTAAATTATTGCTAACATGAATAATGTAAACTTGACATTTTTGACATTGGAAGGTCTTGTCCCAATTATAATTGGAGGTCCATCTTCATCAACCAGTATAGCGCTGTCATCAGTCTTGAGGCCATTGTCAGTACCAATAGTaggtgaaattatatatatatatgcattatattgataaaaaaaatgtgttcctaTATTTGTCCTATATATCCTGTATTTggcaatatgttttttttgtttttttgtttttttcagatcagCTACTTTGCAACATGCCCTTGCCTCAGTGACAGACAGCAGTATCCGAACTTCTTCAGGTCAATCCCGAGTGACATCTATCAAGCCCGGGCTCTGGCACAACTGGCCATCCGCTTCCAGTGGACATGGATTGGAGCAGTGGTCTCCAATACAGACTATGGACTTGGGGCAGTAAAGGTATCTCAGATGAGATAATAACAATAGTACGTATTTGAAAGATTAgttaaactgtattttagatATTTCAGGAAGAGACTGTGGGGTCTGTGTGTTTGGCTTTTGTGAGAACTCTCAGAAGAGAAAACATAATCTCTGATGCCAGAGAAGCTGCTCTTACTATCAAGGCCTCAGCTGCAAAAGTCATTGTGATCTTTACTTGGTACACAGACGTCAGAGAGCTGTTTGTGCAACTAAACAGAATAAATGTAagaacaaaaatgcaaaatgaacaTGTTGGGATATCATGTACATGTTTACAATGTTTATCATATTGTGTGTCTTCATCAGGTGACTGACAGACAGTATCTGGCCAGTGAGGCCTGGAGCACGAGTGGAGACCTCCTCCAGCATCCTGCCTCTTCAAGAGTGGCTCGTGGTGTTTTTGGTGTGGCCATCCGCAGTTCTAATATAGAGGGATttgaaaattacataaaaagttTACACCCTTCACAGTGTCCAGAGAATGAGTTTTTAAGAGAATACTGGGAAATGGTGTTTGGCTGTACTCCTCtgtcttcatcctcctctcctcttcctccctgtaATGGGACAGAGTCCCTGTATGGGGTGCAAAATCACTTCACTGACATGTCCCAGTTAAGGGTCACATATAATGTTTATCTGGCAGTTTATGCAGCAGCTCATGCCCTCCACAGCCTTCTGTCCTGCCCCAACACTGAGGCCTCTGCTGCCACATCCAactgctcctctcctcagaATGTCACACCTGCACAGGTAAGTGGAAACATTCACTAGTGATAATGCAGTCTGAATAATACTGTTATTGTTATGGCTTGTCTGTTTTTGGCCTCCAGCTTCTTGAGCACCTGCACACAGTCAACTTCACCACACCTCAGGGCGAGCGGTTTTATTTCCAAGGAGGTGATATTCCAGCAAAATATGATTTGATCAACTGGCAGAAGACGCCTGAAGGGTCACTCAGACTTGTTCTAATCGGACGAGTGGATGGCTTTGACATTGTTCTGAATGAAAAAGCTATTCAATGGAGCACAGGAGCAAATGAGGTTAGCAAACTACAATTTAAGAATATACTTAtccatttgtatatttattaattatccatttgtatgtatatttataacTCACATAGGTACCTACTTCAGTTTGCAGTGTGAGCTGCCCTCCAGGGACAAGGAAGGCTGTGAGAAAAGGAGAACCACCCTGCTGCTTTGACTGTATCTCCTGTGCAAGTGGAGAAATGAGTAACAAAACAAGTACATCATATTTTACtaatcctcttcctccttttgaGTCACCCACGCACCTGATTATGCTTTTGTTTGCATGGGAAGATTCTTTGAAATGCCACCGTTGTCCGGCTAAATACTGGTCAAACGCATATAAAACGTCATGTATCCCCCGACAGCTGGACTTCCTCTCCTTTAATGAAACTCTGGGCATCACTCTGACCACAGTGGCTGTATCTGGAGCTGTAGTGACCACTGCAGTCTTTGTGGTGTTCCTTTACTATCGACAAACACCTAtggtattaaaatatatttgtctcATATTTGAGTTTTATCAAGAAAGAGAGATGATCTATTTTCATTTCAGGTTCGAGCCAATAACTCAGAGCTGAGCTTTCTACTTCTCGTGTCCCTGAAACTGTGCTTCTTGTGCTCTCTGGTGTTCATTGGTCGACCATCGGTCTGGACCTGTCGCTTCCAGCAGGCCGCCTTTGGAATCAGCTTTGTGctttctgtctcttgtctccaaGTCAAAACTATGGTTGTTCTAGCAGCTTTCCGCTCAGCTCGACCCGGTGCTGAGATGTTTGTTAAATGGTTTGGTCCAACAAAACAGAGAGGGAGTGTGTGCCTGCTCACGTGTATACAGGTGAAATATTTATCTTATTTGGTCTTGAAATTTGAGACCTGAGTTGA
This Periophthalmus magnuspinnatus isolate fPerMag1 chromosome 13, fPerMag1.2.pri, whole genome shotgun sequence DNA region includes the following protein-coding sequences:
- the LOC117380579 gene encoding extracellular calcium-sensing receptor-like; amino-acid sequence: MDDISFTGAGVISACIACVFWIWGLWGTQCGYGLGLQEEESVKCLKWRTDTSLPLSQDGDVVIGGSFSVHYQIPNIDNDYILDSIALQYVYAMIFAVEEINHSKRLLPGVKVGYQILDDCGRPPWALQAVLSLVGGDAKSCTSVDKSATNNLNKQGLVPIIIGGPSSSTSIALSSVLRPLSISYFATCPCLSDRQQYPNFFRSIPSDIYQARALAQLAIRFQWTWIGAVVSNTDYGLGAVKIFQEETVGSVCLAFVRTLRRENIISDAREAALTIKASAAKVIVIFTWYTDVRELFVQLNRINVTDRQYLASEAWSTSGDLLQHPASSRVARGVFGVAIRSSNIEGFENYIKSLHPSQCPENEFLREYWEMVFGCTPLSSSSSPLPPCNGTESLYGVQNHFTDMSQLRVTYNVYLAVYAAAHALHSLLSCPNTEASAATSNCSSPQNVTPAQLLEHLHTVNFTTPQGERFYFQGGDIPAKYDLINWQKTPEGSLRLVLIGRVDGFDIVLNEKAIQWSTGANEVPTSVCSVSCPPGTRKAVRKGEPPCCFDCISCASGEMSNKTNSLKCHRCPAKYWSNAYKTSCIPRQLDFLSFNETLGITLTTVAVSGAVVTTAVFVVFLYYRQTPMVRANNSELSFLLLVSLKLCFLCSLVFIGRPSVWTCRFQQAAFGISFVLSVSCLQVKTMVVLAAFRSARPGAEMFVKWFGPTKQRGSVCLLTCIQILICIVWLCVSPPEPHVDLSVQGSKVTLECAMESMLGFSLVLGYIGLLACTCLLLAFLARKLPDNFNEAKLITFSMLIFCAVWVAFVPAYVSSPGKYSVAVEIFAILASSYGLLFCIFAPKCFIILLRPEKNTKKYVMKR